The following DNA comes from Enterocloster bolteae.
TACGAGGATTACACAGAAGGCAATATGTGCCTTAAGTACAACCGGGCGCTGGCTGCTGAATATATGGAGTACTTTAACAGGATGTCGGATGAGTTTGGCATCCAGAATGATGTGAAGGTGTCGGCCCTGGCCAAGTTTCCTGAGGTGCTTACCATGGAGCAGGTGCCGGACGACGAGGAGCATCTGTGGGAAATCCTTTCAGAAGCCCTTAAGGAGGCCGCTGTCAAGTTTGTGGAGTCGAGGGAGATAGAGGGAGAACATCTTAAGAAGGACCTTTTAGGCAAACTGGATTATATGGAAACGCTGGTGGATTTTATCGAAGAGCGCTCCCCCCAGATTTTAACAGAGTACAGAAACCGGCTGGAGGACAAGGTAAAGGAGCTTTTAAGCAACACAGCCATGGAGGAGAGCCGTATTGCGGCAGAAGTTACCATCTATGCGGATAAGATCTGTGTGGATGAGGAGACGGTGCGTCTCAGAAGCCATATACACAACACCAGAAATGAGCTTTTAAGCGGAGAGAGCGTTGGCCGCAAGCTGGATTTCATTGCCCAGGAGATGAACCGGGAGGCCAATACCATCCTGTCCAAGTCCACGGACCTGTCCATCTCGGACAAGGCCATTGCCCTTAAGACCGAGATCGAAAAGGTCAGGGAGCAGATACAGAATATTGAATAGGAACATCCAAATAAGTACATTGAAAAGTCAGGGAGAGCATACCATGAACCAGCAGGGAATTTTAGTGGTAGTATCCGGATTCTCCGGAGCAGGAAAGGGAACACTCATGAAAGAGCTGCTAAAGCGGTATGACAATTATGCATTGTCCGTATCCGCCACCACAAGGCAGCCCAGGGAAGGAGAAAAGGACGGGGAGGATTATTTCTTCGTCAACAGGGAATATTTTCAGCAGATGATTGAGGAAGGGCGTCTGGTGGAGTACGCTCAGTACGTGAACCATTACTACGGCACGCCCAGGGATTATGTGGAGAAGAAGATGGCAGAGGGAAAGGACGTGATTCTGGAGATTGAGATTCAGGGCGCCCTTAAGGTGAAGAAGCGTTTTCCTGATGCGCTGCTGATTTTCGTGACGCCGCCCAGTGCCGGGGAGCTTCGCCGCCGTCTGGTAGGCAGGGGAACAGAGACCATTGAGGTCATCAATGCCAGGCTCCGCCGTGCCGCTGAGGAGGCGTCGGGTATGGAAGCCTATGATTACCTGCTGATTAACGACGAGATTGATGCCTGTGTGGAGCAGATGCATCAGCTTATCACTCTGCAGCACAGTAAGACCTGCTATCATTTAGA
Coding sequences within:
- a CDS encoding YicC/YloC family endoribonuclease, whose amino-acid sequence is MLKSMTGFGRCENVTDEYKISVEMKAVNHRYLDLSIKMPKKFNYFEASIRTLLKKYIQRGKVDLFINYEDYTEGNMCLKYNRALAAEYMEYFNRMSDEFGIQNDVKVSALAKFPEVLTMEQVPDDEEHLWEILSEALKEAAVKFVESREIEGEHLKKDLLGKLDYMETLVDFIEERSPQILTEYRNRLEDKVKELLSNTAMEESRIAAEVTIYADKICVDEETVRLRSHIHNTRNELLSGESVGRKLDFIAQEMNREANTILSKSTDLSISDKAIALKTEIEKVREQIQNIE
- the gmk gene encoding guanylate kinase, encoding MNQQGILVVVSGFSGAGKGTLMKELLKRYDNYALSVSATTRQPREGEKDGEDYFFVNREYFQQMIEEGRLVEYAQYVNHYYGTPRDYVEKKMAEGKDVILEIEIQGALKVKKRFPDALLIFVTPPSAGELRRRLVGRGTETIEVINARLRRAAEEASGMEAYDYLLINDEIDACVEQMHQLITLQHSKTCYHLDFLSRMREELYHLDDRQ